CCGCTGGGCTGTTTAAACCAGGCGAGATACGGTATTGCCTGGGGCGCCCTGGGTGCTGCAATGGACTGCTACGATACTGCTTTGCGTTATTCCAAAGAGCGTATCCAGTTTGGGAAACCTATCGGAGGTTTCCAGTTACAGCAAAAGAAACTGGCCGAGATGATTACTGAAATCACCAAAGGTCAGCTGTTAGTCTGGAGACTGGGTGTGCTGAAAAGTGAGAACAGAGCAACGGCAGAACAAATCTCTATGGCCAAAAGAAACAGTGTGGAGATTGCACTGGATATAGCCAGAAATGCGAGACAAATGCTTGGCGGTATGGGAATCACTGGTGAATATTCAATTATGCGCCATATGATGAACCTGGAATCGGTGGTTACCTACGAAGGTACACATGATATACATTTGCTGATTACAGGAATGGATGTCACAGGCATTAATGCTTTTAAATAAAAAAAGGTTATGATCGATTCATAACCTGTACATCAATAAACAATAGCTTACAAATGAAGACCTTTAAAAAATACTATTATCTTCCCGCTCCCCCTGAGGAGGTTTATCTGGCCATGACCAAAGCACAAAGCATACAGTTATGGACTGGTGCTGAAGTAGAATTTACGGATCAGCCGGACACAGAATTCTCTTTATGGGAAGGAGATATCATTGGAAAGAACCTGGAGTTCGACTATGGTAAAAAAATTGTACAGCAATGGTACTTTGGGGAAGAAAATGAGCCTTCAATTGTAACGATAAAGCTTCATGCGGATAAGAAAGGAACTTCTCTGGAATTTGTACAAACAAATATCCCTGATGAGGACTATGAAGACTTTACAACAGGATTAAACGAATATTATATCGGAGGATTACAGGATTTCTTTGAAGAAGAGTAATTCCCGCTAATACCAGCTGCAAAAGCCTTGTTTTTCTGCTATACAACCCAAATAAGGGAACATGAATCAGGAAAATAAGGCTTTTTTGGGTTAAAAATCTTTTTTCACATCAGTAAAACAGGCTTTCACGTAATATTTAATCGTTTTAGCTACGATAACGATATATTAGTGATTAAACCTATTTAAAACTACTATGAAAAGAAAACCATTCACCCAAATGGCAATCGGACTGGGAGCTGCTGCTCTGATTACAGTCAGCTCACTCTCCTCTTGTAAAAAATCTATTGATGCAGAGAATTCCTTATCGAATTCGGCTTCAGAAACTGGTGTCAAAGCAGAAACCTACTATCCAAAGAACACTGGAAATGCCATACAGGCATATTACCGTGGAAATTTAGTAGACCTGTTAGAAATTGACAATGGCCGCTATCTTTTTGAAGGAGATGTTGTACTGAACAAAAAGGATATCTCTCTACCAGGAGAACCCAGAACAGAAAGTACAGTAGACGGTAACATGTGGACCGGCAAAAAATTGTATTACAAATTTGCCAAAGGCATCCCCGACAATTTAAAAACCATGTGGAACACTGCTACTAAAATGTGGACCGATGCTGGTTTAGGATTAGAATTTGTTGCTATTGACAGTAATGATGTAACTCATCCGGATTATGTTGAATTAACACAGAACAGCGATGGTAGCGCCTTTACTTCCGGTATAGGAAAAGTTGGCGGCAGAATGGAACTTTCAATCGACCCTTCCAAGAAAGCCGGATGGACAGCTGGTAATGTGGCACATGAGATAGGCCATGCACTTGGTCTGCAACATGAACAAACCCGTTCAGACCGTGATTTATTTACCATCGTAAACACCTCTACCCTGTCGGCCAGCTGGAAGTATCAGTATCTGATCAAGTCAAATGCTATTGGTGTAGGTCCGTTTGACTATAGTTCAATTATGATGTATCCTAGTCAAACAGGCATATTAACCAAATTAGATGGAACTGGCTGGGCATATAACAGAGCTAATCTGACCCAAACCGATATTCTGGGTATCAATTACAAATATAATATTGGCACCTATACTCCGGATGGCATCTACCAGTTCGAAGCTAAACATGCTGTAGGAACAGATCTTCAGGTGGATGGAAAAGGAAACAAGGTAACTATCGCTAAGGATAGCAGTAACCTGAATCAGAAATGGGAAATTAAACACGTGAGAGATGGTTATTACAAAATAATCCCTCAGAATGCCAAAACAAAGCAACTGGCTAAGAAGCTTGATTCTGTCCTGGTTAGCACAGCTGATCAATCCGATAGTCAGTTATGGAGAATTGTACCAACTTATACTTCGGGATATTTCAGATTTATCAATAAAGCCGATGCTAAAAGTAGTTTAGATGTGGATGTACAGAATGACGGTACCAGTGTTGATCATGCAAGAGCAAAGATTATTGCTTTTACCAGCAAAGATCCTCAGCAATGGAAGCTTAAAAAAGTACAATAGCAAGTTGATTGCAGAAAGCTTAACCGTAAAAACAGAAAATTTAACTTAAAAAGTGCAGGCCATTAAACCTGCACTTTTTTTATAGGTAAAAATCTTGTTTGAATCTCTTATTCAAACAATTAAACCTGGATTTTATATAAATTCAGACTTTATTCTGATAGCCTTTTCAGAAATTCACCTAAACCCAAACAAAACCAATGAATAAGAAGCAAATTGCTGCTATCCTGATTTTCCTAGCATGCTGCTTTCAACTGAAAGCACAAACCAATATCAAAACCTTTGAAATTGGTAAAAAAGACTTTGAATTAAATGGAAAACCTTTTATTATCCGTTGCGGAGAGATGCATTTTGCCAGAATCCCTAAAGCAGACTGGCGGCATCGCCTGAAAATGGCAAAAGCAATGGGCCTAAATACGGTCTGCGCCTATCTTTTCTGGAATATGCATGAACCACAGGCAGGAGAATTCACCTGGACAAGTCAGAGCGATGCAGCAGAGTTTTGTAAAATCGCAAAAGAAGAAGGCTTATATGTCATCTTAAGACCCGGCCCCTATTCCTGTGCAGAATGGGAGTTTGGCGGATTCCCATGGTGGTTATTAAAGGACAAGACGCTTCAATTACGTACTCAGCACCCCTATTATTTAGCCAGGGCAAAAAAATATCTGATGGAAGTAGGTAAACATCTGGCACCATTACAGCTAAGCAAAGGCGGTAATATCCTGATGGTACAGGTCGAGAACGAATATGGCAGTTACGGGAATGACAAAGCTTATATGAATATCATCAAAGACAATCTTAAAGAGGCTGGATTTGATGTTCCTTTATTTCATTGCGATGGCCCGGAACAGCTTAAAGCAGATCATCCGGAAGGTCTTTTTGCTGTAGTCAATTTTGGAAGCAGCCCTGAAACCAATTTCAAAGAATTAACCAAAATACAACCGGAAGGCCCATTGATGTGCGGAGAATATTATCCAGGCTGGTTCGACAGCTGGGGCAGGCCGCATCATAAAGGTGATACTAAAAGAATTGTGAGTGAGCTGAAATATATGCTTGATCATAAAGCTTCTTTCAGTATTTACATGGTACATGGCGGTACCAGCTTTGGAACTTACAGTGGAGCAAATGCGCCGCCTTATCAGCCGCAGACCAGTAGCTATGACTATGATGCTCCTATAGATGAGGCCGGAAATGCTACTCCCAAATACTATGAATTACGCAAACTGTTCAGTAATTATTTACAGGAAGGAGAAACCTTACCTGACATTCCGCAGCAGAAAAAGATCCAGACTGTAGGTCCGGTATCCTTTACGGCTTTTGCGGCAATGGATCAGAACCTCCCAAAACCTGTCAGTTCGGATACGGTAAAACTCATGGAAGACCTGGATCAGGACTTTGGCTGTATCTTGTATCAAACCCATATCAATGCAGGTAAAAAAGCAGTACTTCAGTTTAAAGAAATTCATGACTACGCTTTAATCTACCTTGATAAAAAGCTAATCGGTACTATAGACAGACGTAAAAACAACTACACGATAGAAATCCCTGAAAGACCCAAAAACGCCAATCTGGAGATACTGGTAGAAGCAACCGGAAGAGTGAACTATGGTCATGCCATGCATGACAGAAAAGGGATACATGGTAAAGTTAACCTGATCACAGATGGCGTTGCCAGCGAACTTAAACACTGGAAAAATTATCCTATAAGACTGGGAGATCATAATATCCCGGTCACCTACAAACCTATAACCGGACAAAAGCCCGCTGCAGGGTTCTACAAAGCGAGTTTCGCTGCTAATAAAACTGAAGACACCTATTTAAACCTCAGCAAATGGAACAAGGGTTTAGTCTGGGTAAACGGACATTGTCTTGGCCGGTACTGGAATATCGGCCCTACTCAAACGATGTTTCTGCCTGGCAGCTGGTTAAAAACAGGAAAAAACGAAGTGATAATCTTTGATCTTTATGGGACAAAAAATCCGGAGTTAAGCAGTACGTCAGTACCAATTCTGGATGTGGTTAATGAACCACAACTGCAGGCTCATAAAAAGAAAGGCCAGCAATGGAATCCTGCAATTCAAACACCAGATTATAAAGGCACCTTTGAAAACTCTGCTAAATGGCAGGAAGTAAATTTCAAGACAGTCAATGCACGTTATTTCTGTCTGGAGGCCATTTCAGAACAAAAAGGTCAGCCTTATACAACAGTCGCTGAAATTATGCTCTTAGATGCTCAGGGAAAAGAAATCCCGAGAACCAGCTGGAAAGTTGTCTATGCTGATAGTGAAGAATTAAATGGCAATGACGGCAATGCTTCTAATGTTTTTGATCTTCAGTATACCAGCTTCTGGCATACCGAATGGGAAAACAATTCGCCAAAGCTGCCCCATCAGTTAGTCATTGACCTTGGTGCAAATTACAAGATAGGCGGCATGAAGCTTTTACCAAGACAGGATAACCCTAATGGCCGGATCAGAGACTATCAGCTTTATTTTTCGGTAAATCCGTTTAAAAATATTTAAAACTCTGGTATTACTGTAAAGCTTATACAAAAAAAGCACCATGCCTTTAGTGCATGGTGCTTTTTTGTATTTTGAAAAAACTTATTCCTGACTAAAAGCTGTACTCACTTTTTCTCTCAGATTATAATGTGAACTCATTACCTCTCCGTAAGCTCCTGTACTTCTTATCGCAATTAAATCACCTCTGCTGGTTTCCTGTAACAGCACCTCTTTTCCAAAGCAATCTGTACTTTCACAGATAGGCCCAACTACGTCATATTTAACCGTTGCTTCTCCATCCTGCTTACTCAGATTCTCGATCTGGTGATAAGCCTGATACAACGCCGGTCTCATTAACTCGGTCATACCGGCATCCAGAATAATAAAGTTCTTATTCTTACCATTCTTTACATAAAGGACTCTGCTAATCAGCGATGAGCACTGTCCAACAATCGCTCTGCCCAATTCAAAATGTACTTCCTGGTTAGGTCTTTTTTCCAAAAAGTCATTGAAAATCTTAAAATAAGCTTCAAAATCAGGAATTTGCTGTTCCGGGTTCTGATAATCAATACCCAATCCGCCGCCAACATTTAAAACTTTGACCATAAAGCCACGTTCTTCAAACCATTTTGCGAATTCATTGATACGCACACAAAGGTTTTTATAGACATCCAGATTGGTAATCTGAGAGCCGATATGAAAATGCACCCCCATAAATTCCAGATTAGCTGAAGCTTTTAACATCTCTGCGCAATCAGGAAGATCCCATGAGTTTACACCAAACTTATTCTCATCCAGACCAGTGGTAATATTATGGTGGGTATGCGCATCCACATTTGGATTAATACGTATAGCGACTTTTGCTATCTTATTCTTTTTGCCGGCAAGCTCATTGATTACCTCCAGCTCCTGAACAGACTCCACATTAAAGCAGAAAATATCCAGATCAAGTGCTTCATTGATTTCCTTATCAGATTTCCCCACTCCGGCAAAGACTACCTGCTTTTGAGCGAAACCGATCTCTATAGCCTTCTTTACTTCGTTACCGCTTACACAATCCGCACCCAGCCCTGCTTCTTTAATCTTTTTCAGCACGGTATCATTAAAGTTTGCCTTCATGGCATAATGCACATGAAAATCGTAAACTTTAGCTGCATTAGCACAAGCACTTAGGCTACGCTGCAATAAACTAAGATCATAATAATAGAAAGGGGTTTCTAAATCTGCAAACTGTGCTATATCTTTGTTAGAAAACATAATGTTTAAATATCTTATAGTATTTTGTCTAATTGGAATGATGTTGATTTACCTGGGCAACTATTTCGATCTTCAGCGTCAGAAAATCAGCAAAAAAGAATACGACAGAAGAATCAGGATCTTTATCGTACTCTTATTTATCATTATAGCCGTCCTTGTTTACCTCAAAAAGAGATAAGCCTTATTTTTATTCAAAAATACGGTTATGTAAACTTCTCAGCACTTCTGTTTTATCCTCGGTATTAATTAATAAAGAGATGTTATAATTACTGCCCCCGTAAGAAATCATTCTGATCGGGATATGTTTGATAGAGTCAAGTACTCTTGATGCAAAACCATGTTTGCTTGCACCAAAATCACCAACTACACAGACAATCGTCTGATCTTTATCTAACTCTACCGAACCAAAAGAATGTAATTCTTCAACTATCTTATCAATGTTATCTGTAAAATCCACTGTTAAGGATACGGCTACTTCCGAAGTTGTAATCATATCAATAGGTGTCTTATAGCGCTCAAAAATCTCGAAGATCCTTCTCAAGAAACCATAAGCCAGCAGCATCCTGCTGGACTGAATCTTAATTGCTATGATACCGTCTTTTGCAGCTATAGATTTGATTTTACCTTTTTCGCTTTCAGAAGAAATTAATGTTCCTGCAGCAGAAGGCTCCATCGTATTCAGCAAACGCACAGGAATCTTATATTTCTGTGCAGGGAATACAGACTGGGGATGAAGGATTTTAGCCCCGAAATAGGCAAGCTCCGCAGCTTCATCAAAAGAAAGATGAGAAATTGGTTTTGTACCTTTCACAATCCTCGGA
This portion of the Pedobacter lusitanus genome encodes:
- a CDS encoding M12 family metallopeptidase; this encodes MKRKPFTQMAIGLGAAALITVSSLSSCKKSIDAENSLSNSASETGVKAETYYPKNTGNAIQAYYRGNLVDLLEIDNGRYLFEGDVVLNKKDISLPGEPRTESTVDGNMWTGKKLYYKFAKGIPDNLKTMWNTATKMWTDAGLGLEFVAIDSNDVTHPDYVELTQNSDGSAFTSGIGKVGGRMELSIDPSKKAGWTAGNVAHEIGHALGLQHEQTRSDRDLFTIVNTSTLSASWKYQYLIKSNAIGVGPFDYSSIMMYPSQTGILTKLDGTGWAYNRANLTQTDILGINYKYNIGTYTPDGIYQFEAKHAVGTDLQVDGKGNKVTIAKDSSNLNQKWEIKHVRDGYYKIIPQNAKTKQLAKKLDSVLVSTADQSDSQLWRIVPTYTSGYFRFINKADAKSSLDVDVQNDGTSVDHARAKIIAFTSKDPQQWKLKKVQ
- a CDS encoding SRPBCC domain-containing protein; this translates as MKTFKKYYYLPAPPEEVYLAMTKAQSIQLWTGAEVEFTDQPDTEFSLWEGDIIGKNLEFDYGKKIVQQWYFGEENEPSIVTIKLHADKKGTSLEFVQTNIPDEDYEDFTTGLNEYYIGGLQDFFEEE
- the lysA gene encoding diaminopimelate decarboxylase, with product MFSNKDIAQFADLETPFYYYDLSLLQRSLSACANAAKVYDFHVHYAMKANFNDTVLKKIKEAGLGADCVSGNEVKKAIEIGFAQKQVVFAGVGKSDKEINEALDLDIFCFNVESVQELEVINELAGKKNKIAKVAIRINPNVDAHTHHNITTGLDENKFGVNSWDLPDCAEMLKASANLEFMGVHFHIGSQITNLDVYKNLCVRINEFAKWFEERGFMVKVLNVGGGLGIDYQNPEQQIPDFEAYFKIFNDFLEKRPNQEVHFELGRAIVGQCSSLISRVLYVKNGKNKNFIILDAGMTELMRPALYQAYHQIENLSKQDGEATVKYDVVGPICESTDCFGKEVLLQETSRGDLIAIRSTGAYGEVMSSHYNLREKVSTAFSQE
- a CDS encoding beta-galactosidase — protein: MNKKQIAAILIFLACCFQLKAQTNIKTFEIGKKDFELNGKPFIIRCGEMHFARIPKADWRHRLKMAKAMGLNTVCAYLFWNMHEPQAGEFTWTSQSDAAEFCKIAKEEGLYVILRPGPYSCAEWEFGGFPWWLLKDKTLQLRTQHPYYLARAKKYLMEVGKHLAPLQLSKGGNILMVQVENEYGSYGNDKAYMNIIKDNLKEAGFDVPLFHCDGPEQLKADHPEGLFAVVNFGSSPETNFKELTKIQPEGPLMCGEYYPGWFDSWGRPHHKGDTKRIVSELKYMLDHKASFSIYMVHGGTSFGTYSGANAPPYQPQTSSYDYDAPIDEAGNATPKYYELRKLFSNYLQEGETLPDIPQQKKIQTVGPVSFTAFAAMDQNLPKPVSSDTVKLMEDLDQDFGCILYQTHINAGKKAVLQFKEIHDYALIYLDKKLIGTIDRRKNNYTIEIPERPKNANLEILVEATGRVNYGHAMHDRKGIHGKVNLITDGVASELKHWKNYPIRLGDHNIPVTYKPITGQKPAAGFYKASFAANKTEDTYLNLSKWNKGLVWVNGHCLGRYWNIGPTQTMFLPGSWLKTGKNEVIIFDLYGTKNPELSSTSVPILDVVNEPQLQAHKKKGQQWNPAIQTPDYKGTFENSAKWQEVNFKTVNARYFCLEAISEQKGQPYTTVAEIMLLDAQGKEIPRTSWKVVYADSEELNGNDGNASNVFDLQYTSFWHTEWENNSPKLPHQLVIDLGANYKIGGMKLLPRQDNPNGRIRDYQLYFSVNPFKNI